The Mobula birostris isolate sMobBir1 chromosome 19, sMobBir1.hap1, whole genome shotgun sequence genomic sequence AGAGCTCTGATTGATTATGTTAATAGAAGTGAAAAAATAACGGATCACACAGTGTCGCATTATTAAAATTAGATTTAACCAGTTGTAAAAATAAAGTAGTACTGGTGTTACAACTGCATCGGAATGACATCGAGAGCTTCGGGCCCTCTGTGGGGAAGGATAATAATGACAGCACACTGAGAAGCAGCAAATTATCTGTGTTAGGTCGCATCTGCACATACAGGAGATTCCAATGGATTGTTATATCAAACTAGTACAGGAAGAGAATGCAATACTGTATCCAGATGTTGAGCATGGTCGCACTGTCCTGAAGGTGTCTCTATTGCGATGAGAATCCTGCACACATTTACAGTGAAAACTTAGAATGGCTTTAAGACTTCTTAAATCATCGAAGGTCGAATAAGATGGAGGGGTGCAGTTAAAACCTTGAACGTACGTTGAGTTGCCTCGCACCGTGGCGATTCATTAGTTGCACCGGAGTTCTCCTAGTGCGTAATTGCGTCAGGGGACGCCCCTACGCTTGAAATCTTGCACACGGATTGCCCATCTGTTGTTCATTATCGTCATCAAATCCATTTGCTGTAAATCTCCTGAGCAATGCCGTCATGTAGTGCTTTATTTCTCTGCTTTGCTCTTCTCTAGGGGGCTCTCGTTTCTAGAGAATTACAGTGCATTAGGTGCAGAAGGGTTTAAAGTCGATTGTGCAGTCCAGTCCGTGGATTTTTACCATCCATTCGCTCTTTGCTTTAAGAGAAAGTGATAGTGGAAAAGTCAGCACTAAGACTATAGCAAAGCATCCTTCACAAAGCCACAAAATAGAAGCAGGACACCTAGTCCATCGCTTGCAGCTACGATCGTCGTCCCTGCGGAAGAAGTTAAAATATTCGCTCATCCTGGAAGATTTTGTTTCCGATATTTCTTAGCAACGCTTATACATTCAACACATGTATTTCAAATTAACGCTGGCATTTTCTGCCAATGCCCATCGCTCGGCTTGCCATGTATTCCAAATAACAACATGACATTTCGCCCGAACCGATTAAAACAAAGGGGCAGCACTGGTCTTAAGGCGCAGGATTCTCAGAAGAAACCTCTAATTAATGAAAGAAGAAAACAGAATGAACACAGTGTACTTTGTGCATCAACAATACCCGGACCCACTGCAGAAGGCTGCAGCTTAAAAATCAGCCTGTGCTAACACTTTGCCTTAGGGGACTCAATCCGATTTATCAGTTCTTTTCTGCTTTGTGAAGCTATTCCTTGTACATTAGCCAAGCGCATGTAacaatatacaaaaaaaaaacatacggTGCTACAGATATGCTATAACAACACTACAGTGGAATAAAAACACCATTCTGGCTGATCAGTATTACGTTTACACAAGTCGCCTAAATATATAATACACACAGACGGAAGAAGTTGAACATCGAACCTTCACATAAAAATGGGATAGTTCAAATACATAAAAATGATCAGACTGCTGAAGTACTAAATGAGTAGCATTTAATATCGGAGTGTATCGGTATTTTCAGTACGTTTACCTACTTCGTCTCTCAGCGACCCGTTAAGGCAAAGATCCTCCCAGCACTGGAGCTCACGTGACCCAGTCCAACAGCCGACAGGGCTGGCACCATGAGGTCCTCTATTCTGTTTACAATATACTTAAAATAATCCCAAATAACGGCATTCATTTTACAAATAGATTTTCATTCCGTTCAAAATCTCAATGGAACACAGAGATTTTCCTAAGAACCCTGCGCACGCTTGACTCTTGTGGCCTGTGGTGGCATTGCCGTTCACTTTGAgcagattttttttgtggcaTACTTAAAAGAATCGTATGCACATTGCATATATTACTTATTAATAAACATGAGATCGAAGGGGCCTTTTAGCTCATCGCTTCAAAGTCGTCCCTTTGCAGAGCAATCTAAATGGCCTTTCTCCTGCTTTCCCCAACCCCTTTCCCATTCGAAAGTTCTACTTCCATCAGACAGTGAATTCCAGATCATAGCGATCCACTGTAAAACAAATCCGCGTATCTCCCCTTCATGATATAAAATTATTTACTCCCAGTCCTTGAACCATCCACGGATGGAAAAAAACCTCGCTCCGTCTATTATGATGCTATAAACCACTTCTTATCTATTGTTCCAATGAGCACAGCCCGACCTTTCCGGTCTAGCTTTGCAATTAGATCCCttatagcaaaaaaaaagcatttcaaaCAATATTTCCTGCACACTTTCCTAGAATCTGGCCGCTGCAATATCACTGTGTGGGCACAGTAACCATCGCACGGCCCCATTTTCGGCTTACATACCCTCCAGGAATTAAATACATACTTTAGTATCCTGACCAACATCTTTCCCTTGAGCTGCGTTAACAATAACAACAGGCCATTCACAACATAGGGCCTCATCTGGTTATTGCTAAACGCAGATTTAACAGATGCATTGCCAATGACTGATATCTAAAGCAATGATTGGTCAGGATGCACTTTGGAATGGCCGGTGACTCTGGTAAAGGGCCCCCATATGGAGTGATAATGCTTCTGCTGTTACTAATGAATACGTGATGTAACTTTCAACTTGCTGATAGACGGGCAAGTAAGCAATAACATTTCATGGTTTTTAGATCAGCGAGGACATTAGACAGTCGAGAAAGCGAGCCCTGCCTGATGCTGTTGAAGGCCGTGCCTTGCCTACCTGATGTGGATGTGGCGCTCTGCCTGAGGTTTGTGGCTGCCGGCCTTGACGTTGCCCCTGCCTGCCCTTCATTCGTTTCTCTGCTGCTCGGGGACCGGCGGCCCGGACGCTCGCTGGGAAGGCTTGCCACAGCGGGGGGACTCCGCAAACCTTTGCCGTCGTGCAGGGACAACGGCGGAGGTTCGAGAGCTTGTAGGGCCCGGGCATAGCTCGTGTTCACGTAGAGTCGCCCCCGAGCCTTGTACTCGTGTAGCTCTCCATTGTTGGCGTCGGTCACCCGGCACTCGTAGAGGCCTTCGTCATCCTTCCGCACTTTGGAGATCTGAAGTTTATGGGAGATGTCACTGCCCATCACTTTCACTGTCTAcaaaagtggggggaggaggaggagggatgaaataaaTACCAGATAAATGGGCCGTTATCACCAGACCAATATTTTCATCGCACTACCATCCATCTTCAGTATCCCCGCGGCACCAAAGCAACGTCATCAAAGACCCACAAGAGCATTGGCATAGGCGGATTTCTTCAAAGTGCTGGTGTTCCCTGCGGAAActattccacccccaccccccagcatgTCGAGCTTTGTGGAAGCACATCACAAATGATCAATGCTTTTCCAACTGTCAGGCCATATCCTGCAATTATCCGAAGTGTTAGTGGCACGAACTCATCTGCGGCTTCCTCTGGAAGAGTTTCAGGTGTTGGAGGTGACTGAGTCAATGCTGGAAGGCGTAGAGCCAATGAGGCCGCTGCCGGGGCATTGCAAACAAGATGGCAGCACTGGCATTGAAGAGTGGGAACGGCCGCGCATCAGTCCTGATTTCAGATGATATGTGTTAGATCAAACTGAGTAAAGACACAAAGAGTAATAACTTGAAAGGAAGCgttgggggcgggggaggggagcGGTGTAGTGTGGAATCTGTTCGAACTTGTTGATTACTCCAGTTTGGGGTACTCTGGCCTCTGGCTATCTGAGATTCAGATTGGATTCAAGGGCACAAGCCGCCGACTAAACAGATACTAAGAAAATGGTTGGAATGGATAGTTATAGTAAATCTCTGTAGTATGTTTCATTGTACAATGCGTTAACGAGTTTTCCATCAGAGAATGAGATTGTCAATTAGAGACATCAACAATTGTTCCAAATCCAGTACATTAAAAGAATGACTTGAGCTTAAATTTATGCCTGTTTGTTTTCATAAAAATACCAGCTTCATTTAGCTTTGTCGAGTCGTGTTGGAGAACGGGACGCTCACAGAAGAGCAGTGCGATCAGTTTTGCAATCTGCAAGCACCCTGTATCTACCCATGATTTCCCTAGAAGGCGTCGCTTTGCATTCTGCCTCCTGCTTTTCTAAACATCTCCGAGAAAATGACCACAGCTCATTCCCAAATTGTCCCTTAGAACTGACtgtacctcagaaactgattgtgACGGAAACGGAACAGACGGAAGAAATGCACTAAATCCCCGGCCACGCCCTTCACGCGGATTTCAGCATTACACCTCCGCTTTAATAGAGAGCGACTGTACGGTCATCTGCCCCGCCTCTCCCTTGATCGAGGCCTTTACTCACACTTATTTTCGTCTCGTCGTTGATCATTTCGCTTTGTGGCAAAGTGTCCAACTGCGTGAAAGAGAAAACAGTTGGAACGCATCATGAGATAAAGGCATCACCCAGATCAAACTATCAATGTCGAGGATAGCGACAAATGAGAGATTTTCACTTGAATTTCGGTGCAAGATACAAACAATAGAAAATCTCCGTGGCTGTGACTGAACCgctatgtttatttttattattctAACTCTTGTTTACTATTGCGACATTATGTTGGGCATAATTAAAGTACCATATGCACCCGGGGGAGTACAGCTCCATATATGATGGCTGACGTATTCCTGCCAATTGCTTGGGAAGTTTCTGTGTATAAATATTTAGAGCTGTTTCTCCATTACTCATGGGGTAATAAACGTCCAGCCTTGACCAAATACTGCGCTTCCTTCACTCTTCAAATGATGAGATGCGAGCGGGGTCACAATCGCTGCCTGTGTCGGAGTTTGCGCCGTATATTGCAAGTAGGATGTCTGCATGTGAAGTGCCCCATAATCTGATCCCTTAAATCGTCTGCACGTCATACAAATCATGGTTTGGATTCGCCTCGACCCCCTAACATGTGCCATTGCTCCCCGCATTTCATAATTTCACGGATATAGATCCTAATCCCCTGGTATGGATCGCATCGCCTTTCTATCGCATGCCCCTTTAATTAAAGTCACCGAGACAGATACACAATATTTACCATCTCGAACAGATTGGTGAAACGGACAAGAGCTGCAAGCTGAGGCGAGGTGCCAACATACAAACACGGGTTCCAGTTTGTACCCAGTGAATGAAAGCTATCCCCAATTATTAACCATAGATTCTCAACGTAAACGGTACAGCGCGCAAATCACAGTATTACTCGTATTACATCTcatttttgttacattcatcatTTAGAGACTCTTATCGAAAAACATCAAACAACCACGGAGTGTCAGCTACAAGTTCTGATCTATACCCAACCATGTTTTCATTATGCCTGTGAAGAGCTCGCCTGACTGCAGAGCATTTGATTTGCATCGAAGGATGGCGGAGAGGAGACGGCGCTGAGTAGATAAATGCTCTCCAAATCCAGCTAACTGCACGGAATCATTGCGCAGGATTAAATAAATAGGTCAATTCATCGAAGTATTGGGCGAAAAATGGTAAAATAATACAAGCAGGAAAATTCTGTGAAGGTACTTGGCAACCGGTGAAACTGAGTGTTAGGAGATAGAAGACAGAATGCAAGGGTGTGTGAGGGTTATGAAAAGAGTATGAGGAGGCATGAGGGATCCTATGAGTGAGTGTGAGGACGTATAAAGGaatgtgtgagtgacagggtaaaTGAGGGAAGAGTGTAATGGAGCGTGTCAAGGAGGAAGAGAGgaaatatgaaagagaatatcCTCATCTGTATTTGGTTGTGATAATGAGGTATTAAAATGTGAAGTAGTGTGGGGATGCAcgagagagtgtgagggagtttgGGAGTGTGAGGAtgtgtgagggagtgtgtgagtgtgaggaaGTGAGAGTATGAGGAAGTATGAGGATGTCTGTgatggtgtgtgagtgtgagggagagtgtgtgagtgtgaggaagagggtgtgtgagtgtgagggagagggtgtgtaaATGTGAGGGAGAGAGCAAGTGTGAGTAAGAGAAACTGAGTGTGAAGAATAGTGCATGTGTGTGAGGAGAGAGACTgcgagtgtgagggagtgaggtaTTGTGACCGAGAGAATGAATGTGAGGGAGTTTTTGAGTGTAAGGGAGTGTGTGAATGTAacggagtgagagagtgtgagggaggatgtgtgagtgtgagggaatgagtgagtgtgagtgtgaatgagagagggtgtgggagTAACAGAAGGTGTATGAGTGTGAGGAGAGGGGTTCTGAGTGAGGtagagggtgtgtgagtgagggagtGTGAGAAAaggtgagtgtgagggagtgtgtgagtgtgacagagtgtgtgagtgtgaaggAGAGGGGATGTTTGTGAGGGAATGTGAGTGAGAGAAATGTGTGCATGTGatagggtgtgtgagtgtgaggaTGAGAGTGAGTGGAGGGACTGTGTGAATGTGAGGAAGAGAGTGAAAGATCATGAGTGTGAGGGAGTGCGTGAAGAAAGAAGAGAagaagcatgagtttcagaagggagagagggtgtgtgagtgacagagggtgtgtgagtgtgggggaaagagagagtgtgccacagagacagaatgtgtgtgaggtGAATGATGGAGTGTGTGAGGGAGTCTtaagtgtgagggagagagggtatgtgtgagagagagtgtgtgtgagtgagggagggagagaaggtgtgagagtgtgtgtgagtgtgagagtgtgtgtgtgtgagggagggaggaagtgtGAGGAAGCTTCTGTCTGTGAGATATGAAACCATGAGGGAGTTCATGAATGAGGAGGTATGAGAgaatgtgtgagtgagtgtgaggatGTATTAAGGGTTGTAAGAGGTAGTGTGTGCAAGAGAGAGTGTaggagtgtgagtgagtgtgtgagggagtatGTGAGGGTTTAAGGATGTATGAGGGAGTGCAGATGTAAGAGAATGTGAGAGACTATGTCATTATGTGAGGATGCGTGGGGctttgtgtgagagagtgtgtgagtgtgacaaTGTATGAAACAGTGTGCCAACAGTGTATGAAAGAATGAGAAGGTGAAGGAAGGGATGCGAGGAGGTGTATGAGAGTGTGGGCAGGGAACGAGGGTGTCTTATGATGAGAGTAGGAGGGACAAAGTAGAGAGTGAACATGAGGGTG encodes the following:
- the vstm2a gene encoding V-set and transmembrane domain-containing protein 2A isoform X1, whose translation is MMGSFPLSLGCLFVFCAQLGISSQAQFTEFPGSVTAREGDNVEMACAFRGSGSPSYYLEIQWWFIRVPLEPEYSPENSQIQLDTLPQSEMINDETKISTVKVMGSDISHKLQISKVRKDDEGLYECRVTDANNGELHEYKARGRLYVNTSYARALQALEPPPLSLHDGKGLRSPPAVASLPSERPGRRSPSSRETNEGQAGATSRPAATNLRQSATSTSGTTIVAASDGLGVLLLFCGFVKDALL
- the vstm2a gene encoding V-set and transmembrane domain-containing protein 2A isoform X3, producing MPNLIAQFTEFPGSVTAREGDNVEMACAFRGSGSPSYYLEIQWWFIRVPLEPEYSPENSQIQLDTLPQSEMINDETKISTVKVMGSDISHKLQISKVRKDDEGLYECRVTDANNGELHEYKARGRLYVNTSYARALQALEPPPLSLHDGKGLRSPPAVASLPSERPGRRSPSSRETNEGQAGATSRPAATNLRQSATSTSGTTIVAASDGLGVLLLFCGFVKDALL
- the vstm2a gene encoding V-set and transmembrane domain-containing protein 2A isoform X2, with translation MMGSFPLSLGCLFVFCAQLGISSQAQFTEFPGSVTAREGDNVEMACAFRGSGSPSYYLEIQWWFIRVPLEPEYSPENSQIQLDTLPQSEMINDETKISTVKVMGSDISHKLQISKVRKDDEGLYECRVTDANNGELHEYKARGRLYVNTSYARALQALEPPPLSLHDGKGLRSPPAVASLPSERPGRRSPSSRETNEGQAGATSRPAATNLRQSATSTSEVSSENPAP